TGTTGGCGCCAGAATTTTCGGCAAAAAGCAGTCTCTTGAGGAAGGTGTTGAATAACCGGCCCCAATGTCTCATGAAGTGTTTATAATACTTTGAAAAAGAAGCCCTTTCAGGCAGGATAATAAATACATGCTAACTGCTTTAAATAAGCCTTTCTTTGTCATTGACAGATCCTGGTGTGCTTGGTATATGATCACCTTCGTCGAAGGACGATAGATGCGCTGTCTAACTGGTTGAAAATAGATCATGAAAGGGGGGTAAAGGAAGCATATGAGGAAAAGGTTTCTGATTATTGCAATGGTTGTTGGGCTTGTTATGCTGTTTGCAGCCGGCGGTATCTATGCCGGGAAAGATGTGAAAGATGAAATCCCGATGCAAAACAATGCCTATGAGAAACACACCAAGAGTATTCACGCATTTACCCACAAGAAACACGCGACGGAATTCGCTCAGAAGAATCCCGATATTTTTCCGAACGGCTGCGGGGCTTGTCACCACGATAAAGAAAACAAGCCTCTCAAGAACTTGAAAATGGGCGACGACGTACAAAACTGCATCGAGTGCCATAAAAAACCCGGCTATGTCTCAGGCAAAGATGCCAAGGAAAAGGGGCTGGATGAAAAGCAAGAGCGCGAATACCATGCTAATGCCCTGCATGAGAATTGTCAGGGCTGTCACAAGAAATATAACGACAAAAAGGGATTAAAATCCAAGGACAAGGGGTTTGCGCCC
The DNA window shown above is from Candidatus Desulfatibia profunda and carries:
- a CDS encoding cytochrome c3 family protein gives rise to the protein MRKRFLIIAMVVGLVMLFAAGGIYAGKDVKDEIPMQNNAYEKHTKSIHAFTHKKHATEFAQKNPDIFPNGCGACHHDKENKPLKNLKMGDDVQNCIECHKKPGYVSGKDAKEKGLDEKQEREYHANALHENCQGCHKKYNDKKGLKSKDKGFAPTKSKCKACHTKDND